CAAAGTGGTGATTAGAAGTGAGTGATGAATGACAAAGCTACCGAGCCAAATCATTGcatcacttttcaattttgctgtACTTGAATATGTTTACATAAATTAGGACATGAGAGTAAAGTAATTAGGAACTTTCGCTACTTCAAATACATAGCGAGTTCTCAACTTCTTGGCGATCGGTTGATTTTCGACAAATTAACGTCAAATCGGAGGATTGACCAATATCCCGCTCTTACCCACCCGTGTATCATACTCTCTTTGTAGTGACCCTTTGGTGGATACCAGTTTTGATATATTATGTGTTGGAACTCGAAAGGATCATCGCGAATTTTTGAGTTCCCTAGTAAGACTTTATGATGTAATACTATCttaattatttaaaagaatGATTTGTTACTTCTGTTTTGTGATTGAGAACTAAATTGTCTGTATAGCGCTCATAAGCACCAAATAGAGATGAAAAGTCACATATGAAATCTGACACACCGACAAGGCCAAAACTGTGAGTCAATTCATGCATTTCTATGTTTCTATTAGATCAAACTCATCATATGTTAGTTTGAATTTAGTAATAGGGAAACAAAAATTATTGAAGTCAATTGTTGAGCTGCTTTTAGTATTCATAGTGTCGATTTCACATAGAAGAAGAGTACTTTAGCCATTGCGGGACTTGTTGTCAAAGTGAAAAACTTCAATTTCATAATCTTATTTCTGTCTATAATTGGTTCCCTCCTTACTTAAATATGTTTCCCTCTGGACATGAAGGTTCTGAAATTTGACCAAGGAAACCGTGAGAGCATCCATTCATTGTGATTTTTGCTGCATTGAACCTAGTTTTATTGagattgttgcttttttttaaaatcgttGCAACAATTACTTTGCACATGCAAAGTTATCCAATGGCTAAATCAAAGGTAATTCATCACTCATACTATGAGAgacatatttttctctcttaagtAACGGATGAGATATTATTTTACTTGTAAAAGCACTATGTTAAATACTTTTCGTTCATTTCATTGCAAAATGAAACTTCCCATCTTGCACATGTAATGCGTGATTTGGAGAAAAGTTTTGAACCTGCGATAggtatgattttttcaaatgaagttGAAGCATATAATGATTATGTGGCTTATGCAATTGGCAAATGATTTGGAGTGAGGAAGGATAAGGTGGTTAGAAATGTTAAAGGAGAAATAATCCGACGGACGTTTATGTGTAACTATGAAGGGCGTTACGCCATCGTATCcgacaaagaaaggaaatatgATAGGTTTGAAGTTAGATGCGTCTGTCTTGCTCATATCAAAGTTAAGGTGGACGATGATGTGTATGAAGTTATAGAATATGTTTTTGAGCATAATCATGCACTTATACCCAAAGGGCAAAAACATCTAATAAGATGTGGAAGAATGATACTTGATAGCGATAAGGCTGTCCCGACCGATGTGGCAAAATCTGACATTAGGGGGATTTCCTCATTTAAGTTATCAACAAAGAGAGCGGGAGAAAATCAAAACTTGCGTTACATCTTGCATGATGCTCAAAATCTCTTACGCACGTAAAGATCCGATGTTATAAGTAGGGGGATCGTCAAAGTCtactaaatcattttcattgcatgcaaatgcaaaactgGATGTTTTTCTACGCTGTTCAAGTAGATCGGGAAGGTAGGTTGACaaatatattttgaagagaTAGCTTGTCAAAATTTGATTACGATTGTTTTGGTGATGTGCTGGTGTTTGATACTACGTATCGTACCAACAAATATAACATGATATATGCACATTTTATTGGGGTTAATCACCATTGAAAGAATACTCTGTTCGGCTATGCATTTTTTGTTGGATGAGATTGttgattcatttatttggtTGTTTGAGGTATTTTTGGAGTTTATGGGTAATAAGGCTCCAAAAATCATCTTCTTCGACCAAGACCAAGCAATGGCAAAAGCTATTAGAATGGTGTTTTCGAATACGCAACACCGTTTATGCAATTGGCACATTGGAAAAAATGCCAATCAAAACATTCCACAGTTTTACCACAAGCCGGAGTTTAAGGATAGATATTTCTTTTCGCTTATGTAGAGATGCAAATCGGAGGATGAATTTGAATCTACTTAGAGTGAAATGGAAGAGAAGTGGAAAATTGAGAACAACACTTTGCTTTGGAGATTATACAATTTTAGACATAAATGGAGTTCGGGTTTTGGTCGTAATATTTTTACATGTGGTATAAGATTAAGTTAAAGGAGCAAGAGCACCAATAATGTCTTCCAACGAATGTCGACCAACACATTTACCCTTGTAGAATTTATCCACCACTATGAAGAACAATTGAAGCACATGCGAgaaattgaaagtcaagatTATTATAGTTCTCGTGGGAAGCCCAATATGCATATTTTGAACAATGAAATTTTGACACATGCTGCCTCTTTGTACACTCGTACCgtattcaaaaggtttaaggaaGAAATGTTACAAAGTATCTCCGAGCAGATTTCAAGTACTACACTCGATGGTTCGGTTGAGATATATACTCTGCGATGTAAGGGGATTCAACGCGAACATGTTGTCCGATTTGATACTGCAAACTTTTTAGTTTATTGTAAATGcaaattatttgaatcaaaTGAGTGGTTGTGTCGCCATACCTTGCGTGTGTTGATTGGAAACATATCGGTTACGGGCATTCCATCTTtctatattttgaaaagatggaCTAAGGATACCAAACAAGGGAATGTGACTAATGACTCATCTCAAATGTCAATGGGTCCATCTAAGTTGAATCAATTTTCCACGTTAATGCAAAAATCTTTTGAACCGATGAGTTTAGGAGCCTAAGATGGAAATACTATGAGCATAGTGAGGAAAGCCTTACAAAAAGGGAAGGCTGATATTTCATTATACAAGTTAAGTTTGGTTGCGACCGAGGATGCTAGTAATGATGATAACGAAGCTTCTTTGTGTGACATTACGGTATTTGACCCCcttcaaaggaaaggaaagggaattaTTTACGGAAGGCTTAAAAgcttaagtgaaaaaaaagaaaaagaaaaaatctaagaAAGGAACGCCCTTAATGGGAATAGAAAGTCGAGGTGAGTGACTTATTGTTCAAGTTAATATGAGTagttaaaattttcccttatgCTTCTTGATATCAAATaacatatttaatattttataatgtAGAGCTAGTTGACCAAGCAACACATGATCAAACTTATTTATCTCATTATTCAACGCATTCAAATTAGATTTGCAGTGCCTTTTATCCTAGCAACATTGGTCGTCCTACAATAGATCCAAATTTTCATAATCGGGTGCGTTGCTCTTAGTCTTCCATTTGTATTTACATTTGgctagtttggtttttttttttttttttatatagatgcAACTAACATACATGATGCCGCTGGGGATTGTGAATGGATTTTCTCCATTCACTAGTCGAGTATGTATTAGTTGAAAGCAACATAATGGATCCATAGAAGCATTTAGTTACATTCTACAAATGGAGTAATTTATTTTATGTAGATGCAATCACTATGCATCATGCCGCTAGGGATTATGAATGGATTTTTCCCATTCACTAGTCAAGTGTAATTATAAAAAACAATTTACATCCCAAAGGATgctagtaatttttttatattgtgtTATTTATTGGAAATAGTTTGTCGTTGATAGATGTTGGAGTAACATAACATCATCACCGATAAAAGGGACACAATTAAAAGAAGCACATACGCATGAAATTGACACCATCATTAAAAATCCACGAGCTTAGGtgaaaaatctcatccaaacaGAGAAacccggagagagagagagagagagagagagagagagagagagagagagagagagagagactcggtGAGGCGGATTTTGGGTAGAGTCTATGGTTTGTGGAAGCGTTCCCGATTTGGGTTTTTTCCTTGATCTTTCTCTCCGTCTGTGTAATTTTAACAAAGGAAATTTCACGTAACTCCAAAAACACTCCCTTCTATCTTGCCGCTCCTACAAGGAACTACACGAAAGAATCAACCTGGGATAAAAAACAAGCACAACCGGGAGATACCAACACTGTATTGCTTGTAAAAGAGAATTATCGCTAACGACCACAAAGAGGAACAAGCAAATAGTTGGGAAAATGACCATTGGAGCTACAAAACCTCGAGTACAGCTGCGGCCACAAACGAGCTCCCACGAGCTAGCTCTGATCTCGATGTGGGAAGAACAACAAATCGCGCAAACGCAAAGATCGCTCGAAATTGGCACCACAAAGCGCCTTCGGAGCCGGATCGCCGAAGATCTAAGCATCCACACACGTaatacagagagagagggaaagagagaagagtAGACCTTATCGGAGTTGAGAAGAGTCTTTCTCTCTTAATGTCACTCCTTGTCGCTCCACTTCGCCGTCGGCATCGGCTCTTCATCCGTTGCTAGCAACACTACAAGAGCTTCGTCGCGAACGTTGGCAATAATGGTGTTCGTCTGCTCTGCGCGTGGGTTGTGGTTAGACCTTGAGAGGGAGAAAATATTGAGGCAAAAATGGCGTTCATTTGCCCTTGGTACCCTTTGGTTggactttgagagagagagagagtgaaaagcAGATTTTACTTCGTGGATGGATGGACGGACACACAGAGCAGTCGTCGAGGAAGAgaagagatagagaaagagaaaaagggggaaagcaGTTGGGCATTAACGGGAGTAACGGAGACGGCAAGATTTTGAGGGTTGGAAAATTTTCTGCGCGCGGGACCCAGGCTACCATTTGGCAGCTGTTGAATGGTGCGACTCAGATATGCGTTGGCActcaatattttctcaaaacccTAACCAatccccacccaaaaaaaaaaaaccgcgaACGGCTTGACACTTTTGCCCCCCGTGCTCCTTCATTAGCCACTCGCAGCGCGCCAAGTGGCAAAGCCACGCAACGCGAGGCCAATCAGGCGCTCCTGTGGAGGGCGAAAGCTCTCGCCAACTCACCAACTTCTAGGGTTAGTTTCGTCACCGCAAGAGGAAAACTGTACAAAACGGTCAACAAATTCTGACGTGGCTAAAAGGTCAAACGAACAAAATGCAAAGTACAAATaaagcgaaaaaagaaaaaaaaaaatctttaacagGCTACTCTCGGTCTCGGTACCTCCTTAGCGCTAGGCAGCTTTAACACAACACACAACAACTCGTCGCGAGTCGCGACCTACgaagtcttctctctctctctctctctctctccataaccCTTGCAGTGCATCAGAGCTCAGCTTCCTCTAGGCCGTCAATGGCGGCCTCGGAGGCATCGACAGCGACGAGCTTCCGACACGCCTTCGGTGGCGTTCTCTCCTTCTTCATTCTCATCCTGATCGGCGTCCTCGCGTTCTCGATCCGTCTGTTCTCTGTAAGTCGCGGAGTCGTAGATCGGTTACGAGCGAATGCATTGTCGCGTTTTTCGGCTTCCATCTGTGTTTCTTGCGAAAATGACTTCGGAGCATTTATCAAGCAGTCGCCTTTCCGGTGGCCTCTGAATCGGTCGGGTTGGATGTTTTATGTCGTTGCGCTTCTTAATAGGCTGGGAGGAAGTGTTTTGtggtttttctctcttttgcgtCTGCCACTGATATGACCGACGGTCGTGTAAATTTGGTCCATTTGAGATTGAGTTGGAATTGCACTTTTTGATTACTGCCGGCGGAATGATCTTTCCGACGATTGAATTGCAGGTCATCAAGTACGAGAGTGTCATTCACGAGTTTGATCCCTACTTCAACTACAGAGTTACTCAGGTGCAGTGTTGATTTAACAAGCAACGTGAATTTTCTATTAAATATGCCTTTTGCAGTCAGATATTGCAATCTCATGGGTTTGCTGGTTGACTACTTGGGAgtgccaaacttcaatcaaggCTCCATCTTGTTCGCTCTTGGATTTCATTTGATAATTTGAATTACCTTGGAGAAGTGTCGAGGGTGATGGCATGTTTGTTGGTTTCAGtttctcacaaaaaatgggaTATATGACTTTTGGAACTGGTTTGACGACCGGACATGGTAACCTTTTACTCAAGTAGAAAACCTGCAATGCATCTTTcgcatttcttttaatttaatctaaaAGTTGAATACTTGTGTTTCATTTCACATGATAAAGGTACCCGCTAGGACGTGTGATTGGTGGAACTGTGTACCCTGGACTAACGTTGACAGCAGGCACTCTATGGTGGTAGGTATTTGAGAATCACTGATGTATAAAGGCTTGCAGAGGACTACTGCTACTCAATTTAGTTTGTTGTTTTCATATGATTTCAAGATCTACTGATACATAGGAATACAAGATTAAATAGTCCATAATTATCTAGATCAAAGATAAAGAACAAGGCGCATAAATTCACTTCAACTCGTAGCAGGCTTTGCTTTGCTtagttttgcttctttctttgttgTAGTTCTTCCTGAatgcatttattttctattctttcaCTGTTTTTCCTTTATCTATTGAAAGAAGTTCGAGAATACTGAAGGGtaaatcttcattttttatggaaaaactGGTACATAGAGAAAGGTTTTCTTTTAGCCTAGATATCACAGACCACAAGAGTGATTTTTGTCTTGTGATCTAGTCTTATACGTGGATATAGGATAAAGAGGAGTGTGTATGTTAAATTTAAGGTAGtcgttgtcttcttcttcttctaatcAAGTACTTTCTCATTTCAGGATCCTGAACTCTTTGAATATTCCTCTATCCGTGGAGACTGTGTGCGTGTTTACTGCGCCTATATTCTCTGCCTTTGCTTCATGGGCAACCTACCTTTTGACCAAGGTTTGTCTTCTAGTCTACTCCTGGTTTATTTTCGCTTTAAGTTCTTTAAAGCTAAAGTCTCCGGGACATTGATGTTGTTGCCTGTATCATCTTCAGGAAGTTAAGGGTGCTGGTGCTGGATTGACAGCTGCAGTCCTTTTAGCAATGGTAAGACAGTAGCCGAGTACTGAAAGTAATTGCTTTTTCATTACGGAACTGAACTGAAAGATAGTAAAAGAAAACTGTTAATCATGGTATAGCCTCTTCTTTGTGCAGATTTGTTGTCTCATTTCTATAAAGGGGAACTGCAGATATTGtaacttaaaacttttaaaatgagGTAACAAGTTGCTGTATTAGGGAGAATGTAAACAATATATAGGACGTCCTGACCCTTTTAGCTTTGATGCGCACTTAGAAGTTGTCACTCTGCTCAATGTGATGAATGGAGAAATCAACTCGAATTGAAGTTCATATGGTTACTACTCTCATAATTAGCACATGCCATCTACAAGCAGGAGGAGAGCTTGAGTAGTTTTACCATTCTGGGTTAGAATTTAAagaaatttgaggtttttgggaTGAGTAGTGATAAGATTCTCTTGAACATCCTACTATAATTGATGATTATCAATCGTTgcatttcctctttcctttgaTGGATAGGATGGgatcttctttgtttttgagTTTATATGTGGGACCTACCtcaacatcatttttttttagcttgatTAGTTCTAAAAGCTGGGTTGATGAATTGACATTTTCCTAATGGTTCTTGTTGACGGATGATGGGGAGTCTATGAAAATGATATGGAAAGGTGGATGCTTCTATTGTAATTGAGATATTGCAGCTTAAACAGAATCCCATTGAAAAAGATAGAGGAAAGATTTTGCCATTTCAGAGGACGTCTCTGCATTGGTGATTGCTAAGTGGGTCAGGGAAGCTCATAAATACAATTGTTGCTCTATTCTTGGTTCGACAATGCGCTATTTCCTTGAATTACTTTTTTCGGGTTTCTTAGTGACACTAATGAGTTTTCATTGAATGCCCATGACTTAAATCATATGTATTGCAAGCCAGTGCAATACTAACTTCAAAACCATTCAAAAGTTGGGCTGTTTAAGTACTATGGAATTGGTCCTTTGAATTGCAACAAAATCCTCAGTTACAGCTATTTGAGTACTCAGTGGGTCAGTTAAATGAATTACTTGTGCGCTACCTAGTACTGCTTCCTTCCAGGgatgatttattttttgaaattttcagttACCGTTGGATAATTGCATCAGTTGTCTGGTGTGTATATTTCAGGTTCCATCATATATTTCTCGATCTGTGGCTGGCAGCTATGACAATGAAGCAGTGGCTATATTTGCGTTAATCTTCACATTCTTTCTCTACATAAAGGTTAGATGTTGCTTCACTTATCACATTGTTGCTTCACTTATCGCATAATTATTTAGATAAGTAAATCAAGGTTAGATGTTGCTCCAGGAGCACATCCAACAATATATAACATGGTTTTAATTGTAAATCTGAAAGGAATTTCAGTGTTTTCACTTGTGGCTTaaactttgttctttttgtaATTAGTAGTTACTTGTTCGATTTTCTTATGCCATGTTTCTATGTTAACAGACACTTAACACTGGATCACTCTTTTATGCCACTTTGAATGCCCTCTCGTACTTCTACATGGTAGGTATTTTTTGTTTGccactttcttttatttgagttTATGTTTTCCATTTTAGGCCTCCGTAGTTGACTTTGGTTCCAGGTTTGCTCATGGGGAGGATACACCTTCATCATCAATCTCATTCCGATGCATGCGTTGCTTTGCATTGTAACTGGTCGCTATTCCTCTCGGCTGTACATTGCTTATGCTCCCCTTGTAAGTGTATACATGACTGACAGATCATATTTTACAAAATCTGCGAATAGGAATTGGGAAGTGCTAGGTTtggagaaaatgagagagaactCAGAGAAGCCCCAAATAGTAAATTTGTCCTTTTACCTTGAGCATGTCAGCATGCAGATGAGGAGCATCGGGATAAAGTGGCATTGGTAACTATGAACAGGGATTTAAGTTTTTGGCTCTTATGTGCGGCTTGCTTGACATTTTTCTCTTTGGAAAATGGCCAAGAACTCATTTTCTTACCAATTTGTGCTTCTTCCCCAGCAACAATCTTGTTCACTTGCCATATTGTCAATTTCACATCAtatcttcattttcatttatatCAAGTTAAATAAAATATATCGCGCCCTTACTTATTTGAGCgagttaaaaaaatttgagctgCTGATAATTTTAAATGCCTTGTGTCCAACGAGTCTACACTCTGCTGCCCCAATCTGCTTAGTGTCTTTGAAAGTTTATACAGAGGAGTTAATTGGTCAAATTTGTCATCTTGATTTGTGGCCAACTACTTTCAAGCAGTCCAGTAACATTTATCCACGATGTGACTTGACTTTTAAACTAAGCTCTTTGACTATCAAATGCAGGTTGTCTTGGGAACATTATTGGCTGCATTGGTGCCTGTTGTTGGATTTAATGCAGTCATGACATCAGAACATTTTGCATCATTTTTGGTGAGTCTTTGCCTGTACTTTTCGGTGCCTTTAGTTATGTTTATTAACCTTGTGAGTTTTGAGTCGCTGAGATTCCACTTTGATAGTGTTATGTACTTAAAACAGATAGTTTTCTAACCTGTGTAATGTATCTAATCTGAACAGTCACTATACCACACAGTTGTCCGAGTTTTGCATCATTATCTTTGGTAATATTTAAGGGTGAAGTTAACGTTCTAGCACTATAACAAGGACAAATTGTTCTCTAGATGGAATATCACGCTCATACAGAATGTTTGTGTATAAACTGGATGCAGCTAAGATTGGCTTGTGATTACCTCGACAATATTAATATGATCTGTGTACTTGTTTGGTGCTTATGCCGTTGATACAATCATCTCGTTAACAAAAGGTGATTGGCAGGTCTTTATCATCATTCATGTGGTTGCTCTTGTCTATTACATCAAAGGGATTCTCTCCCCGAAGATGTTTAAAGTTGCTGTTACCCTGGTTCTCTCTGCAGGCTTGTAAGTTCCTCTGTATTATCTGGCTGATGCTCAATTGAACAAATGTTTGATGTTACATCAAATTACTAAGGTCAAAGCTTTGATATTTCATGCCAGTTCGGTTATCATTTAGTACTGTAATTTCCTTTGATTGTATGCATTCTCCTTGAAGCCATACCATACAGAAGTTGATCTCCCTACCTTCTCTTTAACTTAATGAGCAGGATAGTGTGCTTCGCCGTGGTAGCAATACTCGTAGCACTGGTTGCTTCTAGCCCAACAAAGGGATGGAGTGGAAGAAGTCTGAGTCTACTTGATCCGTAAGTATTTAGTCTAACTACTCACGAGGTATTGGGTTCATCATTAAGATCCTTAAGGTTTTGGATTCTCTGTCTTCATTAACCTCCCTCTCTACTTGCCTGTCAAACAACTGCTACACATATATGTTTTAGTGTAAGAATTTGTGAGTTGTGGCTTAAGTTTGTATCTTTACAAACTCTTATATCATGAAAAGATggacatgaaaaagagagaggaatagCATTTCTGTTAGTTGCATCTTGTTCTGAAAGTTAATTTTCTCCCCGTTTGTGGCTTTCTCCTTGACAGAACTTATGCAAGCAAGTACATACCAATTATAGCCAGTGTCAGTGAACATCAGCCTCCTACATGGCCATCATATTTTATGGACATTAATGTCTTGGCTTTCTTGGTTCCAGCTGGCATTATTGTGAGCTATATTGTTCAGAGCAATTTTTCCATTGCCAGCTACATATTTTTTTCTGTAGATTGTAATTTTGTGCTTGATGCTTTTGTTTGCAGGCTTGTTTTCTGCCATTATCCGATGCAAGTTCCTTTGTTGTTCTCTATATTGTGACATCAGTATATTTTTCAGGAGTCATGGTAAGGGGAATGCTCGCAACACTTTGTGTCTTTTCTGCTGTGGTAGTTCCAGTAGTAATTCTTTTGTTTAACATCACAGGTGCGGTTAATGCTGGTCCTTGCTCCAGCAGCTTGTATCATGTCTGGGATTGCTCTCTCTGAAGCTTTTGATACTCTTACACGGTCAATCAAGTTTCAATTACCTGGAAACTCTGGTGGAAACTCTGAAGCTAACGTAAGAACTTACCTACTTCTGTATGTTTAGACACCTATGACATTTATATCGGATTATGAAAGGCTCATAATATCTCTTTGCCAATAAGGCAGGGGATGCTAGTTCTGCTAGTGCCGGTGCACTGAATGATGTAATCAAGGCTGATAAAGCTGAAGAAACTGCCAAGGAGAGACCATcaaggaagagcaagaagaaggaaagggagCCAGTGGAAAAGCCTCAAAGAAATCCTCGAAATGAGAGAAAGCTTTTGGTTTTACCTTTTGAAGCGTCTATTGTTGGTATCATTCTACTTGTCATGCTGGGCGCCTTCTATGTGGTAATTAGACTTTCGTCTCTCATCTTTATTTTGGCCTTTTTGTTGAATCACCACCAGCTTTCAGCTTTGAAGGATGTCTATCCTTTGTCGTATGTTGTATGGAAGACATTTATTATATTCTGAGCAATTGATGTTATAAGATGTCATGtggaaggagaaggaaaatgtGTTATTACTTCAAGGAAGGTATACTCGCTGAGAAAGTCATACTATTTGAAGTCCGTCTACAAGCCATAGCCACTGCTGAGGCTGCTTCTGTGGATAGTGTGAGAGCTGTGTGAGGCGTGTGTAATAGTATTCAAGTTACAAACACAGAAGACTCGTTATCTTTTGTCATACAAATAGATCTGGTCCTTATTTCTCCTGCCTTTTCCTGTTCTCTTTCTCTGGCTTTGTAAAGGCCCTCAAGATACATGATTTTGTCATTGTAGGTCCATTGCGTCTGGGCAGCAGCTGAAGCTTATTCAGCCCCTTCAATTGTTCTGACATCTCATTCTCATGATGGATTGCatgtttttgatgattttaGAGAAGCTTATGCATGGCTAAGTCACAATACGGAGGTGGATGATAAAGTGAGTTTTTTCCTTCATACTTCATAAATTTTAGTAGTGGACACGAGGTTGTACGTTGTTCCTCTCATTTGATCTGGTGATTGTGGCCTCTCTACACCATTTTCCATGTGTTGCAGTTGCCAGAAGCTCCATTgctcaaatttttttcctttatttttacaGTCAGACAATTAGTTCTCAGAAGTATAGGATGTTCAAAGCTCTTTAAGGGGAACTGACAATTCCGTGTACAGTTGGACAAGTGACTGTTTGTTTGTTCACATATCGAATGCAATGATGAGGGTGGTTAGGACTTTGTCAGTGGAACTAGATGTTACATGAATTAGAGAAATAGCTAGTAGAATTCATAGCTTAAAACCCCCCTATCTAGGTAGAATGATAAACTCTGATGTCTAGTTCAGACTGTTGAGTAAGTGTAATATTCCCGATGTACCGATGCAGTACTTTTTA
This genomic interval from Rhodamnia argentea isolate NSW1041297 chromosome 4, ASM2092103v1, whole genome shotgun sequence contains the following:
- the LOC115740644 gene encoding dolichyl-diphosphooligosaccharide--protein glycosyltransferase subunit STT3A, giving the protein MAASEASTATSFRHAFGGVLSFFILILIGVLAFSIRLFSVIKYESVIHEFDPYFNYRVTQFLTKNGIYDFWNWFDDRTWYPLGRVIGGTVYPGLTLTAGTLWWILNSLNIPLSVETVCVFTAPIFSAFASWATYLLTKEVKGAGAGLTAAVLLAMVPSYISRSVAGSYDNEAVAIFALIFTFFLYIKTLNTGSLFYATLNALSYFYMVCSWGGYTFIINLIPMHALLCIVTGRYSSRLYIAYAPLVVLGTLLAALVPVVGFNAVMTSEHFASFLVFIIIHVVALVYYIKGILSPKMFKVAVTLVLSAGLIVCFAVVAILVALVASSPTKGWSGRSLSLLDPTYASKYIPIIASVSEHQPPTWPSYFMDINVLAFLVPAGIIACFLPLSDASSFVVLYIVTSVYFSGVMVRLMLVLAPAACIMSGIALSEAFDTLTRSIKFQLPGNSGGNSEANAGDASSASAGALNDVIKADKAEETAKERPSRKSKKKEREPVEKPQRNPRNERKLLVLPFEASIVGIILLVMLGAFYVVHCVWAAAEAYSAPSIVLTSHSHDGLHVFDDFREAYAWLSHNTEVDDKVASWWDYGYQTTAMANRTVIVDNNTWNNTHIATVGTAMSSPEKAAWEIFNSLDVKYVLVVFGGLVGYPSDDINKFLWMVRIGGGVFPHIKEPDYLRDGQYRIDSQATSTMLNCLMYKLSYYRFVETDGKAFDRVRRTEIGKKNFKLTHFEEVFTTHHWMVRIYKLKPPKNRLRGKAKKSKSKTSSASSSKRSGKRTRNPWQ